Proteins from a single region of Pyrus communis chromosome 6, drPyrComm1.1, whole genome shotgun sequence:
- the LOC137736763 gene encoding dihydrolipoyl dehydrogenase, mitochondrial-like, with protein MAMAMASLARRKAYLLSRNLSNTSSEAVRYSSLTSFSRGFASAGSDDNDVVVVGGGPGGYVAAIKAAQLGLKTTCIEKRGALGGTCLNVGCIPSKALLHSSHMYYEAKHAFSHHGVKFSDVEIDLPAMMSQKDKAVSNLTRGIEGLFKKNKVTYVKGYGKFISPSEISVDTIDGENTVVKGKNIIIATGSDVKSLPGITIDEKKIVSSTGALALQEIPKKLVVVGAGYIGLEMGSVWGRLGSEVTVVEFGPDIVPSMDSEIRKQFQRSLEKQGMKFMLKTKVVGVDTSGDGVKLTLEPASGGDQTSFEADVVLVSAGRVPFTSGLDLDKIGVEMDKGGRILVNERFSTNVSGVHAIGDVIPGPMLAHKAEEDGVACVEFLAGKVGHVDYDKVPGVVYTHPEVASVGKTEEQVKASGVAYRVGKFPFMANSRAKAIDNAEGLVKILAEKETDKILGVHIMASNAGELIHEAAIALQYDASSEDIARVCHAHPTMSEALKEAAMATYDKPIHI; from the exons ATGGCGATGGCGATGGCGAGCTTGGCGCGGCGGAAGGCCTACCTTCTCTCTAGAAACTTGTCCAACACGTCATCGGAGGCCGTCAGGTACTCCTCCCTCACCTCCTTCTCCAGGGGCTTCGCCTCCGCCGGATCTGACGACAACGACGTCGTCGTCGTTGGCGGCGGTCCCGGCGGTTACGTTGCGGCAATCAAGGCCGCGCAGCTCGGCCTTAAGACCACCTGCATCGAGAAGCGCGGTGCTCTTGGCGGCACCTGCCTCAACGTCGGGTGCATACCCTCCAAG GCGCTTCTTCATTCCTCTCACATGTACTACGAAGCTAAGCATGCGTTTTCGCACCACGGAGTGAAGTTCTCCGATGTCGAAATAGATTTACCTGCCATGATGTCCCAGAAAGACAAAGCTGTTTCTAATCTTACACGAGGAATTGAAGGGCTGTTCAAGAAGAACAAGGTCACTTATGTTAAAGGTTATGGAAAGTTCATCTCCCCGTCTGAAATTTCAGTGGACACCATTGATGGCGAGAATACAGTTGTGAAGGGAAAGAATATCATAATTGCCACCGGTTCTGATGTCAAGTCTTTACCCGGAATTACCATTGATGAGAAGAAGATAGTGTCATCCACAGGAGCTCTGGCTTTGCAGGAAATCCCAAAGAAACTTGTGGTGGTTGGAGCAGGATATATCGGCCTAGAGATGGGCTCGGTGTGGGGCAGACTTGGTTCTGAGGTAACTGTTGTTGAGTTTGGTCCTGATATCGTCCCATCAATGGACTCGGAAATCCGCAAGCAATTTCAGCGTTCCCTTGAGAAGCAAGGGATGAAGTTCATGCTCAAAACAAAGGTGGTTGGAGTTGATACCTCTGGAGATGGTGTGAAGTTGACCCTTGAACCAGCATCTGGTGGCGACCAGACTTCCTTTGAAGCTGATGTCGTTCTTGTATCTGCTGGTAGGGTTCCATTCACTTCCGGGCTTGATTTGGACAAGATAGGAGTTGAAATGGACAAGGGAGGGAGAATTTTAGTGAATGAGAGGTTTTCTACAAATGTCTCGGGTGTTCATGCAATCGGAGATGTTATTCCTGGACCTATGTTGGCTCATAAGGCAGAAGAGGATGGGGTTGCATGCGTGGAGTTCCTAGCTGGTAAGGTTGGCCATGTGGACTATGACAAGGTCCCTGGGGTCGTCTACACGCACCCTGAGGTCGCGTCTGTTGGAAAGACTGAGGAACAAGTGAAGGCCTCTGGTGTTGCGTACCGAGTTGGAAAGTTCCCTTTCATGGCAAACAGCAGAGCCAAGGCAATAGACAATGCTGAAGGACTCGTCAAGATATTGGCCGAGAAGGAAACAGATAAGATATTGGGAGTTCATATCATGGCATCCAATGCTGGAGAGCTCATTCACGAGGCAGCCATAGCCTTGCAGTATGATGCATCGAGCGAGGACATTGCACGAGTTTGCCATGCACATCCGACCATGAGCGAGGCGTTGAAGGAAGCTGCCATGGCTACTTATGACAAGCCCATTCACATCTAG
- the LOC137738249 gene encoding zinc finger BED domain-containing protein RICESLEEPER 2-like → MPGVSATNESDNSGDSKDAKSSSSVSVTKGNVKVREYDPRKDLRALGQWICSNQDPPKYFENVDYIQSIGVFNQLFKPTFNEVESECMEEYERMKVETKKVLRNFDGQISLSVDVLTDNNDFGQCSNNLGQHYSDYLCISAHFIDKKWKLRKWVLYFCTLSVSGQSDDLLKKCEDRGIFRSLEDWGIENKIFTLTMGNDKFCNEVTEYVKRYIQVKKELRRNSQLFRVYCCGDLFREMVQDAFDKIEDIIHKVRRVYTFTTDYPMWFLKMANLQEALKLWSIGKLSSKDVIDSHDVPSPEEWNKVEGVCKAVESIHEVSGALFEPEIQVTANVYLYHLHELREMLTRMSIGSEGFNRSIVEGMLGKVDEYWDHMFLLLAISAALDPRFKMRYIEFVCSKVEGRDENSQVPAVLDAIRKQFDEYVIRFPEKRNCASYSHSEGQSDPPVRANHTFTVLQDYQQFIQSNHHPAKISELDIYLDQPVLPWSQDFNPLAWWRSAAAKYPTLSRMARDFLAIPVSLSTCGEAYYTLSRPADEHMICLKPDLMNALMCARSWAYRR, encoded by the coding sequence ATGCCTGGGGTTTCTGCAACCAATGAAAGTGACAACAGTGGTGATAGCAAGGATGCCAAATCCTCTTCATCAGTTTCAGTTACAAAGGGCAATGTGAAGGTACGTGAATACGATCCAAGAAAGGATTTGAGGGCTCTTGGACAGTGGATTTGCTCTAACCAAGATCCACCCAAGTATTTTGAAAATGTTGATTACATACAGTCAATTGGCGTGTTTAACCAGCTGTTTAAGCCTACTTTCAATGAGGTTGAAAGTGAATGCATGGAAGAATATGAGAGAATGAAAGTGGAAACTAAGAAAGTATTAAGAAACTTTGATGGACAGATTAGCCTCTCTGTGGACGTACTCACGGACAACAATGACTTTGGGCAGTGCAGCAATAACTTGGGACAACACTACAGTGATTATTTGTGCATTTCCGCTCATTTTATTGATAAGAAATGGAAGCTGCGAAAGTGGGTTCTTTACTTCTGTACTCTTTCGGTTTCGGGCCAGTCTGATGATTTACTTAAAAAATGTGAAGATCGGGGCATATTTAGGTCGCTGGAAGATTGGGGCATTGAGAACAAGATATTCACACTCACTATGGGTAATGATAAGTTCTGTAATGAGGTGACTGAGTATGTGAAAAGGTACATCCAGGTAAAGAAGGAACTCCGACGTAATAGTCAGCTGTTTCGTGTGTATTGTTGTGGGGATCTGTTCCGTGAAATGGTGCAGGATGCATTTGACAAGATTGAAGATATCATTCACAAGGTCCGTCGAGTGTATACTTTTACAACTGATTACCCCATGTGGTTTCTCAAAATGGCCAATCTACAAGAAGCTCTGAAATTGTGGTCTATTGGAAAACTCTCTTCCAAGGATGTGATTGACTCTCACGACGTACCATCCCCAGAGGAATGGAACAAAGTTGAAGGTGTTTGTAAAGCTGTAGAGAGCATACATGAAGTATCAGGAGCATTATTTGAACCAGAAATACAAGTAACTGCTAATGTTTATCTTTATCACCTTCATGAGCTTCGTGAAATGTTGACCCGAATGTCCATTGGCTCAGAGGGTTTTAATAGGTCAATAGTTGAGGGCATGTTGGGAAAGGTTGACGAGTACTGGGATCACATGTTCTTGCTGTTGGCAATATCTGCAGCACTGGATCCTCGATTCAAGATGAGATATATTGAAtttgtttgttcaaaagttgagggTAGGGACGAAAACTCACAAGTTCCAGCTGTTTTGGATGCCATTCGCAAACAGTTTGATGAATACGTGATCCGTTTTCCTGAAAAAAGGAACTGTGCGAGTTATTCACATTCAGAAGGGCAGTCCGATCCTCCTGTACGTGCCAATCATACTTTCACTGTGTTGCAAGACTACCAGCAGTTTATCCAATCGAATCATCACCCTGCAAAAATATCAGAATTGGATATATATTTGGACCAACCTGTCTTGCCTTGGAGTCAGGATTTTAATCCATTGGCTTGGTGGAGAAGTGCAGCAGCCAAGTACCCTACCCTTTCTCGGATGGCACGGGATTTTCTGGCCATTCCAGTTTCTCTTTCGACTTGTGGCGAGGCATACTACACTTTATCAAGGCCAGCTGATGAACATATGATTTGCTTGAAGCCGGACTTGATGAATGCCTTAATGTGTGCTCGAAGCTGGGCTTATAGGCGCTGA
- the LOC137736835 gene encoding probable protein phosphatase 2C 47, producing MIVSPESVLSCTETINNAGMESSAVNFVPNIHSGSHSDIGPRDSMDDEHIRIDDLSAHVGALFKCPFPSAFYAVFDGHGGPEAAAYMKRHAMRLFFEDADLPQRTDMDAVFFRELENSHRKAFLQADQALSEEHSVRSSCGTTALTALILGRHLLVANAGDCRAVLCKKGTAVDMSRDHKPSYLPERMRVEQLGGFFDDEYECLNDSIRVTRALGDWGLKLPLGSLSPLIAEPDVQQVMLTEDDEFLIIGCDGIWDVMSSEYAVKLVRLGLRRHDDPQQCAKELVEEALRLNTSDNLTVIVVRLSSPERVEFPRQRPRLGTCRLSEEALSRLRSLLEGKLM from the exons ATGATTGTGAGCCCGGAATCG GTTCTGAGTTGCACAGAGACGATTAATAATGCTGGAATGGAGTCTTCTGCAGTCAACTTTGTGCCGAACATTCATTCAGGAAGCCATAGTGACATTGGACCAAGGGATTCCATGGATGACGAGCACATTCGGATTGATGATCTGTCTGCCCATGTTGGGGCTCTCTTCAAGTGTCCCTTTCCAAGTGCATTTTATGCGGTGTTTGATGGTCACGGAGGGCCTGAGGCAGCTGCTTATATGAAGAGGCATGCCATGAGACTATTCTTTGAAGATGCTGATTTACCGCAGAGAACGGATATGGATGCTGTTTTTTTCAGAGAGTTGGAGAATTCCCACAGGAAGGCATTTCTACAGGCAGATCAAGCCTTGTCTGAGGAACACAGTGTGAGAAGTTCGTGTGGAACAACAGCATTGACTGCTCTTATACTTGGAAGGCATTTGTTGGTTGCAAATGCTGGTGACTGTCGAGCGGTTCTTTGCAAGAAAGGAACAGCAGTTGACATGTCTCGGGATCATAAACCTAGTTACTTGCCGGAACGCATGCGAGTTGAGCAGTTGGGTGGTTTCTTTGATGATGAGTATGAGTGTCTTAATGATTCTATCAGAGTCACCCGAGCCCTTGGAGATTGGGGCTTGAAGTTACCATTAGGTTCCTTGTCGCCTCTAATTGCGGAGCCTGATGTTCAGCAGGTTATGTTAACAGAAGATGATGAGTTTTTGATCATTGGTTGTGATGGGATCTGGGATGTCATGTCAAGCGAATATGCTGTGAAGCTGGTTCGGCTTGGGCTGAGGAGGCACGATGACCCCCAACAGTGTGCGAAAGAACTTGTCGAGGAAGCACTGCGCTTGAACACATCAGACAACCTCACGGTTATTGTCGTGCGCCTCTCTTCACCGGAACGTGTTGAGTTCCCTCGCCAGCGCCCGAGGTTGGGGACCTGCAGGCTCTCGGAGGAAGCACTCAGCCGGCTGAGAAGCTTGTTAGAAGGCAAGTTAATGTAA
- the LOC137738036 gene encoding hydroxyproline O-galactosyltransferase GALT3, with protein MGVLYKHQIRRLTKMKKWSGGLLIVLLAMILVFRYSSIVKIEPPTQAPKQSAAEFFGNHPTTNDSVIVDSEKKGEKPYKKPHFVQVDGLDDLFASHDIFKEGSRALLVWPHMRTLLSRSDALPETAKGVKEASVAWKDLLSAIDKDKASKLNKSDNEEVKNCPFSVSTFDKIESRYENILDIPCGLIDDSSISLVGIPNGHSRSFQIQLLGSQLLGESEPPIILHYNVSLPGDNMTQEPFVVQNTWTHELGWGKEERCPSHWSPSNLKVDGLVLCNEQAVRSSSEENLNVSQPSRDILTNVSGGAYEGSNFPFVEGNPFTATFWVGLEGFHLTVNGRHETSFAYREKLEPWSVSKVRVAGGLDLLSALAKGLPVSEDHDLVDVEHLRAPPTSKKRLLMLVGVFSTGNNFERRMALRRAWMQYKAVHSGDVAVRFFIGLHKNSQVNIELWREAEAYGDIQLVPFVDYYSLISLKTIAISIFGTKIHPAKYIMKTDDDAFVRIDEVISSLKGKPTKGLLYGRISFESSPDRDKGSKWFIDNREWPYAMYPPWAHGPGYIISRDIAKFIVRSHQEGDLKLFKLEDVAMGIWIQQFKYRGQEVNYVTDDRFYNAGCEANYILAHYQSPRLVLCLWEKLQKEHEAVCCE; from the exons ATGGGGGTTTTGTATAAGCATCAGATTCGCCGGTTAACGAAAATGAAGAAGTGGTCCGGGGGCTTGTTAATCGTACTTCTTGCTATGATATTGGTTTTTCGATATTCCAGCATTGTCAAAATCGAGCCACCAACACAGGCGCCTAAGCAGTCGGCTGCTGAGTTCTTTGGAAACCATCCAACAACTAATGATTCTGTTATTGTGGAttcggagaagaaaggagaaaagcCATATAAGAAACCCCATTTTGTACAAGTTGATGGGCTGGATGATCTTTTTGCTTCACATGACATTTTCAAAGAAGGGTCGAGGGCCTTGCTTGTATGGCCTCACATGCGTACCCTACTCTCTAGGTCCGATGCTTTGCCTGAAACAGCTAAAGGGGTTAAAGAGGCCTCCGTTGCGTGGAAAGACTTGTTGTCTGCAATTGACAAGGACAAGGCTTCCAAATTAAACAAAAGTGATAACGAGGAAGTCAAAAATTGCCCTTTCTCTGTAAGTACTTTTGACAAGATAGAGTCAAGATACGAGAATATACTTGATATCCCTTGTGGCCTCATTGAtgattcttccatttctttGGTTGGCATTCCTAATGGGCACTCTAGAAGCTTTCAAATCCAACTCCTAGGCTCCCAACTTTTAGGAGAGTCTGAGCCTCCTATTATCTTGCATTACAACGTCAGTCTCCCCGGTGATAACATGACACAGGAGCCATTTGTAGTTCAAAATACATGGACACATGAACTTGGGTGGGGCAAAGAGGAAAGGTGCCCTTCTCACTGGTCTCCTAGCAACCTCAAAG TTGATGGACTTGTTCTTTGCAATGAACAAGCTGTGAGAAGCTCGTCGGAAGAAAATCTAAATGTGAGTCAGCCTAGTAGGGACATCTTGACCAATGTTTCCGGAGGTGCCTATGAAGGTTCCAATTTCCCATTTGTTGAAGGAAATCCCTTTACCGCCACATTTTGGGTTGGTTTAGAGGGATTTCACTTGACTGTGAACGGAAGGCATGAAACATCTTTTGCGTATAGGGAG AAACTTGAGCCATGGTCGGTTTCCAAAGTCAGAGTGGCCGGTGGTCTGGACCTCTTATCTGCCTTAGCAAAAGGCTTGCCTGTTTCTGAGGATCATGATTTAGTTGATGTTGAGCACCTCAGAGCTCCGCCCACTTCGAAGAAAAGACTATTGATGTTGGTTGGAGTTTTCTCTACTGGAAATAATTTTGAGCGTAGAATGGCTTTGAGGAGGGCTTGGATGCAGTACAAGGCTGTGCATTCTGGAGATGTGGCTGTCCGGTTTTTCATCGGCCTT CACAAGAACAGCCAAGTCAATATTGAGCTGTGGCGAGAAGCGGAAGCATATGGAGATATCCAACTGGTGCCATTTGTTGATTACTACAGCCTGATCAGTTTGAAGACAATTGCAATTTCTATTTTTGGA ACCAAAATCCATCCTGCTAAATATATCATGAAAACAGATGATGATGCTTTTGTTAGAATCGATGAAGTGATCTCTAGCCTCAAGGGCAAGCCGACCAAAGGTCTCTTGTATGGTCGAATATCCTTCGAATCTTCACCCGATAGGGACAAAGGCAGCAAATGGTTTATTGATAACCGG GAATGGCCATATGCTATGTACCCACCATGGGCCCATGGTCCAGGCTACATAATCTCTCGGGACATCGCCAAATTCATTGTCCGTAGCCACCAGGAAGGGGATCTCAAG CTCTTTAAACTAGAGGATGTTGCAATGGGAATCTGGATTCAACAATTCAAGTATAGGGGTCAAGAAGTGAATTATGTCACAGACGATAGGTTTTACAATGCTGGATGCGAGGCGAATTATATTCTCGCTCATTACCAAAGCCCGAGATTGGTGTTGTGCCTATGGGAGAAGCTGCAGAAAGAGCACGAGGCCGTCTGCTGTGAGTAA
- the LOC137737672 gene encoding stress-response A/B barrel domain-containing protein HS1-like, whose product MEEAQGLVKHVLLAKFKDGISESKIEELIKGYTNLVNLIEPMKSFNWGKDVSFENLHQGFTHVFESTFESTEGVAEYVAHPAHVDFANLFLSNLEKVIVIDYKPTTVHV is encoded by the exons atggaggaaGCACAGGGATTGGTGAAGCATGTACTGCTGGCAAAGTTCAAAGACGGGATCTCAGAAAGCAAGATCGAAGAACTCATCAAAGGTTACACCAACCTCGTCAATCTCATCGAACCCATGAAGTCTTTCAACTg GGGAAAAGACGTGAGCTTCGAGAACCTACATCAAGGTTTCACTCATGTCTTTGAGTCAACCTTTGAGAGTACGGAGGGTGTCGCAGAATACGTAGCCCATCCTGCCCACGTTGACTTTGCAAATTTGTTCCTTTCCAATTTGGAGAAGGTCATTGTGATCGACTACAAACCAACTACAGTTCATGTTTAA